A window of the Rhizobium brockwellii genome harbors these coding sequences:
- a CDS encoding pyruvate dehydrogenase complex E1 component subunit beta: MPIDILMPALSPTMEEGTLSKWLKQEGDKVTSGDVIAEIETDKATMEVEAVDEGVIGKLLVPAGTEGVKVNAKIAVLLQDGESASDMSASAPAAAPAAAPQAAQEEKPAAATPASASVPAEPKAQVQNDPEIPAGTEMVSTTVREALRDAMAEEMRADENVFVMGEEVAEYQGAYKVTQGLLQEFGPRRVVDTPITEHGFAGVGVGAAMAGLRPIVEFMTFNFAMQAIDQIINSAAKTLYMSGGQMGAPIVFRGPNGAAARVGAQHSQDYAAWYSAIPGLKVVMPYTASDAKGLLKAAIRDPNPVIFLENEILYGQHFDVPKLDNFVLPIGKARIHRPGKDVTVVSFGIGMTYAIKAVAELEKLGIDVELIDLRTIRPMDLPAVIESVKKTGRLVTVEEGYPQSSVGTEIATRVMQQAFDYLDAPILTIAGKDVPMPYAANLEKLALPNVGEVVDAVKAVCYK, from the coding sequence ATGCCTATCGATATCCTCATGCCCGCCCTCTCTCCGACCATGGAAGAAGGCACACTGTCCAAATGGCTGAAGCAGGAAGGTGACAAGGTCACCTCAGGCGACGTCATCGCCGAAATCGAAACCGACAAGGCGACGATGGAAGTCGAAGCCGTCGACGAAGGCGTCATCGGCAAGCTTCTGGTTCCTGCCGGAACCGAAGGCGTCAAGGTGAACGCCAAGATCGCCGTTCTTCTGCAGGACGGTGAATCCGCATCCGACATGTCTGCGTCCGCTCCGGCAGCAGCGCCGGCTGCTGCACCGCAGGCCGCGCAGGAGGAAAAGCCGGCTGCCGCAACTCCGGCATCCGCATCCGTTCCCGCCGAGCCGAAAGCCCAGGTGCAGAACGATCCGGAAATCCCGGCCGGCACCGAAATGGTGTCGACCACCGTGCGCGAAGCGCTGCGCGACGCCATGGCCGAGGAAATGCGCGCCGACGAAAACGTCTTCGTCATGGGCGAGGAAGTCGCCGAATACCAGGGCGCCTACAAGGTCACGCAGGGGCTGTTGCAGGAATTCGGCCCCCGCCGCGTCGTCGATACGCCGATCACCGAGCATGGCTTTGCCGGCGTCGGCGTCGGTGCCGCAATGGCCGGCCTTCGCCCGATCGTCGAATTCATGACCTTCAACTTCGCCATGCAGGCGATCGACCAGATCATCAACTCCGCTGCCAAGACGCTCTATATGTCCGGCGGCCAGATGGGCGCTCCGATCGTCTTCCGCGGCCCGAATGGTGCAGCGGCCCGTGTCGGCGCCCAGCACAGCCAGGATTATGCAGCCTGGTACAGCGCCATTCCCGGCCTGAAGGTCGTCATGCCCTACACGGCATCCGACGCCAAGGGCCTGCTGAAGGCTGCGATCCGCGATCCGAACCCGGTCATCTTCCTCGAAAACGAAATTCTCTACGGCCAGCACTTCGATGTGCCGAAGCTCGATAATTTCGTTCTGCCGATCGGCAAGGCCCGCATCCATCGTCCCGGCAAGGACGTCACCGTGGTCTCCTTCGGCATCGGCATGACCTATGCGATCAAGGCTGTCGCCGAACTCGAAAAGCTCGGCATCGATGTCGAACTGATCGACCTTCGCACTATCCGCCCGATGGACCTGCCGGCTGTTATCGAATCGGTGAAGAAAACCGGACGTCTCGTTACCGTCGAGGAAGGCTATCCGCAGTCCTCCGTGGGCACCGAAATCGCCACCCGCGTCATGCAGCAGGCCTTCGACTATCTCGATGCGCCGATCCTGACGATCGCAGGCAAGGACGTTCCGATGCCTTACGCCGCCAATCTCGAAAAGCTCGCCCTTCCGAACGTCGGCGAAGTGGTCGATGCGGTGAAGGCTGTTTGCTACAAATAA